DNA sequence from the Raineyella sp. LH-20 genome:
GGTGGATTCCGGGCGTGCTCGGGGTCGGGCCCGGGCGGTCCTGCGCCCGGGTGAGATCCTGCGCCGGCCAGTGCACTGCGGATGTTCGGCGCATGCGACGATGCACGGCGAGCCCTGCAGTCACTCGGCCAGCGCTCCTCGGGTGCTCGGCATGGTCAGGCCCTGCGATGTCTCTTGCGCCGAGCGCGGATCGGAACGGGTCCCGGCGAACTACAGTGAGGAAGCGGGGCGTACGCGCGGGCCTGGCGTACGCGCTCTGGAGGAGTGGCGACGATGGACGCAATCACACAGTCCAGGACATCCACCGGCACGGACGTGCACCGGCTCACCGCGGACGACGCACTGCGGACGTTCGGCCCCGGCGACCGCGGGCTCGCGTCGTCGCAGGTCGCCGAACTGCTGGCCCGGCACGGACCCAACGTCCTGCGCGAACAGGCACGTCGACCGCTGGTGCTCGTCTTCGCTGCCGAGTTCACCAGCCCGATGGCCATCCTGCTGTGGGTCGGGGGACTGGTGGCGCTGCTCGCCGGGATCGTCGAACTCGGGATCGCCATCGTCGTGGTGAACGTCGTCAACGGGGTCTTCGGGTTCTGGCAGGAGTATCGCGCGGAGCGGGCCACCGAGGAACTCAAGAAGCTGCTGTCGGGCCACGTGACGGTGGTCCGTGACGGCGAGGTGCGGGAGATCCCGACCCAGGACCTGGTGCCCGGAGATCTGCTGGTGGTCGCGGAGGGCGACCGGATCGGTGCCGATGCCCGGTTGGTGGAGGCCAGCGACCTGCAGATCGACCAGTCCGCGCTGAGCGGCGAGTCACGAGCGGTGCACAAGGACGCCGGTCCGGTCGCCGAGGACCTGCCGGCGGCGCAGCTGCACAACATGGTCTTCGCCGGAACGAGCGTGATGAACGGCGACGGCCGGGCCGTGGTGACCGCCACCGGGATGGCCACCGAGTTCGGCCGGATCGCCGACCTCACCCAGTCGGTGCGGGAGGAACCGAGTCCACTGCAGAAGGAACTGGGCCGACTGACCCGGCAGCTGTCGGTGCTGGCGCTCGGTCTGGGCGCCCTGTTCGTCGTGGTGGCGGTGGTGTTCGTCGGTGAGCCCTGGGCACGGGCGTTCGTCTTCGGGCTGGGCATGGTGGTCGCCTTCATCCCCGAGGGGCTGCTGCCGACCGTCACGCTGTCGCTGGCGATGGCGGTCCAGCGGATGGCCAGGCGCCATGCGCTGGTGAAGAAGCTGTCGTCGGTGGAGACCCTCGGCTGCACCACAGTGATCTGTTCGGACAAGACCGGCACGTTGACGCAGAACGAGATGACCGTCACGGACCTGTGGGTGCCGGGAGTCTGGTACGCGGTGGACGGACGTGGATACGCACCGGAGGGGATGATCCACCGACAGGACCCCGTCGCCACCGGAAGCACCACCGGGACCGCGACGACCACGGACGATCGGGCCACAGTCGGCCCGGCCGGCGCTGCACCGCAGGACACTGCCGCACCGCTGGCCAGCACCGCACCGCAGGATGCCACCGCGACGACGGACCCTGCGCTGCGTACGCTCCTCGAAGCGGCCGGCCTGTGCAACAACAGCGCGGTGCGACCGCCGGCCCCGGACGAATCCCGGTGGACCGTCCACGGCGACCCGACGGAGGCCTGCCTGCTCGTCGTGGCCGCCAAGGCCGGCCTGGACCCGGAGGCCCTGCAACGGGAGCGCCCACGACTCCGGGAACTGGCGTTCGACTCCCGACGCAAGCGGATGACGACGATCCACCAGGCGGACGGGCGCCGGCTTGCGTACGTCAAGGGAGCCCCGCAGTGCGTGCCGCCGCAGTGCTCGTGGATCGTCCGCGACGGCGTCCGGCGGGAGATGACCGAGGCGGACCGGGCCGAGATCACCGCGGTGAACGACGGGTTCGCCCGTCGTGGGCTGCGGGTGCTCGCGGTCGCGGTGCGTACGGTCGACGTCGTCGCCGACCCGGCCACGTACACGGTCGACGAGGTCGAGCGGGAGCTGACCTTCCTCGGCCTGGTGGCGATGGAGGACCCGCCCCGCGAGGGGATCGCCGAGGCGGTCGCCACCTGTCACCGGGCCAGCATCAGGATCATCATGATCACCGGCGACTACGGCCTGACCGCGGAGTCGATCGCCCGCAGCATCGGCGTCGTCCGCGGCGCTGACGTCCGGGTCGTCTCGGGGACCGAACTGGCGCGGATGTCCGAGGAGGACCTCGTCGAGGCGCTGCGTGGGGAGCTGATCTTCGCCCGGGTCGCGCCAGAACAGAAGTTCCGGGTCGTCGCGACCCTCCAGTCGATGGGGGAGATCGTCGCGGTCACCGGTGACGGCGTCAACGATGCGCCGGCCCTGAAGAGGGCCGACATCGGGATCGCCATGGGCCGCACCGGCACGGACGTGTCGAAGGAGGCCGCCGACATGATCCTCACCGACGACCACTTCGCCTCGATCGTGACGGCGATCGACGAGGGACGCGGGGTCTACGACAACATCCGCAAGTTCCTCACCTACATCCTGACCAGCAACATGGCCGAGGCGGCTCCGTCGGCGGTGTTCCTGGTGTCCCGCGGCGTCGTCCCGCTGCCGTTGACGGTGATGCAGATCCTCACCATCGATCTCGGCACCGACCTGCTGCCGGCCCTCGGTCTGGGCACCGAGCGCCCCGAGTCCGATGTGATGGACCGGCCACCTCGGCCTCGCAGCCAGCGGCTGATGGACCGGCGGGTGCTCGGCCTGGCGTTCGGCTGGTACGGCCTGCTGGAGGCGGTCTTCGCACTGGTCGGGTATCTGGTGGTCAACGTCGCCAACGGCTGGCCGGCGGTCCCGTTCGCGGCCGACGGGGAGCTGTACGCCAGGGCCACCACGATGACCCTGGCGGCGATCATCTTCTGTCAGATCGGCGCCGTGCTCGGCTGCCGTACGACGTCGGTGTCGTTGTGGACGATCGGGATCTTCTCCAACCGCCGGATCGTGTGGGGCATCGTGGCGGAGATCGTGCTGCTCGCCGCGCTCAGCTATGTGCCGCTGCTCCAGGGGGTCTTCGGCACCGCACCGTTGCTGCTGGCCGACTGGGCGGCGCTGGCCGTGCTGCCGGTGGCGATGGTGCTGCTCGATGAGGTACGGCGCGGGTACGTACGCCACCAGGGCCGGGTCGCCGAGCGGGAAGCCCCCGCCGTGGCGCCCCGGCCCCGGTGAACGGAGCGGGCGGAGCAGGTCACTGGACGACGACGTCGCCGACCATGCCCATGGTGTCGTGGAGCATGCAGAGGTAGTGATAGGTGCCGGGCTGCGTGAAGGTCACCGTGAACGTCGACGGGACGCCGGCGAACGTGTTGTACGGCGGTGGCAGCATCAGGCCGGAGGACAGGGCGCCGCCGGAGTAGGCCGAGGGATCGCCGTGGGGCGCCAGGTCCGCAGGTTCGGGCCCGAACGTCACCGTGTGCGGGATGGGGACCCCGCTGTTGCGTCCCATGTCGAAGGTCACCTGCTCACCGGTGCGGATGTACACCGTCGGACGGATGAAGCGCATCACCAGCGCGGTCTGGTCCGCGGCGCCGACGAAGACGTGGTGGTTGTCGGCGGCCGCCTGGGCCTTGGCCCGGAGCCGGACGCCGTCGGACCGTACGGTGGCGGCGATCTTGGCGGCCTGTGCGTCGTAGTTCTGCTGGGTGGACGGGTACGGGGTGCCCGCGGGTCGTACGTGCACGGTGCCGACCATCATCGCGCCGTGGACGTAGCAGACGTAGTGGTAGTCACCGGTGCCGGTGAACGTCAGGTTGTAGTGCTGGATGTCCGCCGGATCGGTCGACATCACGCCGGAGTTGCGGAACTGGCCGGGTGCGGAGATGGTCGTCTGCGGGGTGGGCGTGACCATGTACCCGATCGCGGGATCGAAGGGCACGGCCGGGGTGCTGGCGGTGAAGAAACTGACGGTGTGGATCTCCATCGAGTTGGCGACCCAATGGACGGTGTCGCCGACGTTGATCGAGATGTCCTGAGGTGCGAACGCCATGCCCTGGATGGCGCCGTCCTGGGACTGCTGGCCGACCTTGACGGTCCAGGTCACCGGACTGGTCAGTGGCGGGGCGGCCTGTGCGGGCGCGGTGCCGACGGCGAGGAGGAGGGTCGTCACGAGCGCGACCAGGACTTTGAGGAACGGCGACCGTACGCCGCGGGGGGTATGGACGGGCATCAACTGCTCCCTCCGGGAGTGGCACCGCAGGGGTGCCGAGTCGGATGTGCAGCCCGGTTGTCCGGTTGGCGCGCACGCGACGGCGACCGGGCGGACGCAGACCCTAGGACAACGCTAAGTATGAGCTGCGTCACAATCGTTCACCTGTGGGGGAGCCATGTCCATCGGATTTCCGGTCCTGCAGAGGGGCGGATCCTTAGCGTGGGCTCAGTGGTGGTGAGGCGAGAAGGGGCGCGCCGGGTGGGGCGGGATCGTCCGGCAGCGCCGGCAACCGGCGGATCTCGGCCAGCGACAGGCTCTCGTCACGCAGGGCGTCGATCATCCGCTCCCTCGTGCATGGTCACGCTTCGGTGATGAAGCCGAGTTCGCGGGCCTTGCGGACCCATCGCGCGGCCGTCTCGTACGACCTGTTCCATCTGGCCTGGACGGCCTTCATCCCTTGCTGGCGCCACACGTCGGCGACCAGGCGGTAGTGGTCATCGGGGAGCGCTGGTCCGCCGCGTCGTCCCGTCGGCACGCGCGGTGCGATCCGGGTGCGCTGTTCAGGGGTGGGAGCCGTATCGTCGTGGCCGTCGTGGCCGTCGCGCGGTGTCGTGACACTCCTGTCATTAGTCAGAGTCTCGCCGTTCATAGTGGCAGAAATGGCGGCACTGTCATTCGGTATCTTGACAGTGTTTGGCAGACCGAGGAGCT
Encoded proteins:
- a CDS encoding cation-transporting P-type ATPase, with the translated sequence MDAITQSRTSTGTDVHRLTADDALRTFGPGDRGLASSQVAELLARHGPNVLREQARRPLVLVFAAEFTSPMAILLWVGGLVALLAGIVELGIAIVVVNVVNGVFGFWQEYRAERATEELKKLLSGHVTVVRDGEVREIPTQDLVPGDLLVVAEGDRIGADARLVEASDLQIDQSALSGESRAVHKDAGPVAEDLPAAQLHNMVFAGTSVMNGDGRAVVTATGMATEFGRIADLTQSVREEPSPLQKELGRLTRQLSVLALGLGALFVVVAVVFVGEPWARAFVFGLGMVVAFIPEGLLPTVTLSLAMAVQRMARRHALVKKLSSVETLGCTTVICSDKTGTLTQNEMTVTDLWVPGVWYAVDGRGYAPEGMIHRQDPVATGSTTGTATTTDDRATVGPAGAAPQDTAAPLASTAPQDATATTDPALRTLLEAAGLCNNSAVRPPAPDESRWTVHGDPTEACLLVVAAKAGLDPEALQRERPRLRELAFDSRRKRMTTIHQADGRRLAYVKGAPQCVPPQCSWIVRDGVRREMTEADRAEITAVNDGFARRGLRVLAVAVRTVDVVADPATYTVDEVERELTFLGLVAMEDPPREGIAEAVATCHRASIRIIMITGDYGLTAESIARSIGVVRGADVRVVSGTELARMSEEDLVEALRGELIFARVAPEQKFRVVATLQSMGEIVAVTGDGVNDAPALKRADIGIAMGRTGTDVSKEAADMILTDDHFASIVTAIDEGRGVYDNIRKFLTYILTSNMAEAAPSAVFLVSRGVVPLPLTVMQILTIDLGTDLLPALGLGTERPESDVMDRPPRPRSQRLMDRRVLGLAFGWYGLLEAVFALVGYLVVNVANGWPAVPFAADGELYARATTMTLAAIIFCQIGAVLGCRTTSVSLWTIGIFSNRRIVWGIVAEIVLLAALSYVPLLQGVFGTAPLLLADWAALAVLPVAMVLLDEVRRGYVRHQGRVAEREAPAVAPRPR
- a CDS encoding plastocyanin/azurin family copper-binding protein is translated as MPVHTPRGVRSPFLKVLVALVTTLLLAVGTAPAQAAPPLTSPVTWTVKVGQQSQDGAIQGMAFAPQDISINVGDTVHWVANSMEIHTVSFFTASTPAVPFDPAIGYMVTPTPQTTISAPGQFRNSGVMSTDPADIQHYNLTFTGTGDYHYVCYVHGAMMVGTVHVRPAGTPYPSTQQNYDAQAAKIAATVRSDGVRLRAKAQAAADNHHVFVGAADQTALVMRFIRPTVYIRTGEQVTFDMGRNSGVPIPHTVTFGPEPADLAPHGDPSAYSGGALSSGLMLPPPYNTFAGVPSTFTVTFTQPGTYHYLCMLHDTMGMVGDVVVQ